Below is a genomic region from Buchnera aphidicola (Nurudea yanoniella).
TCCTATGTTTTTAATAAATTAATTTTTCTACTGAATATAGAGAATTATAATAAATAATTTAGTATTAAATAATAATTTGTAACTTTATTATAGAGGAAGTAATTTTATGAAACAATATTTTCATTGCATTGGAATAGTAGGTTATCCTAGAAATTCTAATGCATTTTCTACACATAAAGTTCTTTATAATTGGTTAAAAAAAAAAATATCGAGTTATTATAGAAGACAAAGTAGCTAATCTATTAAATTTAAAAGATGTTCATGAAGAGTCATTGTTTAATATTGGTAAAAAATGCGATTTAGTAATAGTAGTTGGCGGTGATGGGAATATGTTACGCGCTGCTCGTGTATTGTCTGTTCATAACATTAAGATAATAGGCGTAAATAGAGGAAATTTAGGTTTTTTAACTGATTTAAATCCTGATATTGTTCTTGAACAATTATTATTAGTGTTATCTGGAGAATATATTCAAGAAAATCGATTTTTATTAGAAGTAAAAGTAACTAAAAAAAACAAATCATATTTTTTTAGTAAAGCTATTAATGAAATTGTCTTACATTCTGCACATGTAGCACATATGATAAATTTTAAAGTGTATATTAATAATAATTTTGCGTTTTCTCAACGTTCCGATGGTTTAATTATTTCTACTCCTACTGGATCTACTGGATATTCTTTATCGGCAGGTGGCCCAATTTTAGTTTCTTCTTTAGAAGCTATTGTTCTTGTCCCTATGTTTCCTCATACTTTGTCTTCTCGTCCTTTAGTAATAAATAGTAATAGTACTATTTGTTTGCGTTGTATGGAAACTATATCAGAGTTAAAAATTAGTTGTGATAGTCAAATTATTATATCAGTCAAAAAAAATGATGTAATTTCTATTCAAAGGAGTAATGATTTTTTATGTTTAATACATCCTAAAACTTATAATTATTTTGAAGTTTTAAATTCTAAATTGAGTTGGTCTAAATAGTGGTTTAGGAATATTATAAAAATATTTTTAAATTAATATTTTTAGAATTTTACATAATAAATTTTATGAGTTTTCTTACAATGTACATTTCAAATATTATTAATAATGGAGCTGGCGGGAATCGAACCCGCGTCCAAAATATGTTTGACTTGAGTACTACATGCTTAGTCTATTATTTTTCAAATACTCTATAAGCGTATAGACACGATATAGATTTTGCTTATTAAATGAAAAACTTTAATTTAAGAATATAAGCATGTCTTAAATTAATTTAATCTCTTTTATGTTTTCTCTATTTTCTTTATTTTAAGAGAAAAAATAAAGAAAGAGAGCTTTAGTTCAGGTTATTAAGCTGCTAAAGCGTAATTTTTATGTTTTGCTATTATATTTTTTTCGGTTTTTAACGAGGCAACCGTCCTCGGCATGCACTTTAAGTTTTTAATAATTTTGTCAAGTCCAAAATCAGCCCCTTTTTTAAAAATTATATATTAAAAAAATATTTTTATCTAGTATTTAAATTATAATGAGTATTTTATATATAGTTAATATTTATGTTATTTTATATTATAATTTATTTTAAAATTATTTAGGAAAAAAATATGAATGCTATAGAAAAAATTAAATCTCAAATTAAAAACAATCCTATTTTAATTTATATGAAAGGTTCTCCTTCTTCGCCAAGTTGTGGTTTTTCTGCTCAAGCTGTTCAAGCTTTGACGTCGTGTGGTAAAAAATTCGCATATGTGGATATTCTTAAAAATCCAGATATTCGGATTGAATTGCCGAAATATGCTAATTGGCCAACTTTTCCGCAATTATGGATTAATGGACAACTTATAGGAGGATGTAACATAATTTTAGAACTTTTTGAAAATGGAAAGTTGCAAAATTTAATTACGAAAGCTGTTGACAAAGGTTTAAAAATATAAAAAATTTGAAAGAAACAATTTTCTTTAAATATTTATAAGAAATTTTATTGCAAATATGTAAAATTTTTTTTAAATCAAATAATAATTTTTTATATTTCTTGCGTTTTTTATAAGTAATATTTTTATTTTTTGGGTGGCCATCCACCCAATTTTTTCCATCGATTTACTATTTCACAAAAGAGTTTTGCTGTTTTTTTTGTATCGTATAAAGCTGAGTGTGCTTTATTATTGTCAAATGTTAATCCAATAGCTTTGCAGGCTTTTGCTAACACTGTTTGCCCAACAGCTAAACCACCTAATGTAGCTGTATCGAAAATAACAAACGAATGAAATGGATTATTTTTAATTTTGTTTCTTTTTATGGCTGCCATAAGAAAATTATAGTCAAATATTGCGTTGTGAGCTACGATGATACTTTTACTACATTTATGTTTTTTAATATTATTGTTAATAAGTTTGAATATAGATTGTAGTGCTTCGTATTCACTTACAGCCCCTCTTAAAGGATTAAAAGGATCGATTTTATTAAAGATAATAGCATTAGGATCAATAATTGATCCTAAAAAAGGTTTTATATGATAGTGTAGAAGAGTTTCTCGTTCCAATAATCCTAATTCATTCATTTTTAGTGTAATTATAGCGATTTCTAAAAGTGCATTTTTCTCTGAGTTAAATCCTGAAGTTTCAATGTCTATAACTACAGGATAAAAAGTGCGAAATCGTTTTCTTAAAGAATAATGTTTTCTATATTCGTACATTATATTTTTATTTTCTATTAAAATGTATTTAATTTTTTATTATATCCTGTATAATATTGAATTAAATATTTTATGTTTTTTTAATAAAAATATTTAAAATATAATATAAAATTTTTATACTAAAAGTTATTAGTACAAAATTATATTTTACTTTGATAATGATATTATAATTTTTTTCGAATATAGCTTTAATAAATATATTTAGAATGTTGGGATTATAAAAATGAGTTATACTTTACCGGAACTTTCTTATTCTTATGATAGTTTAGAGCCTTATTTAGATCAAGAAACTATGAGAATTCATCATTTAAAACATCATCAAGCATATATAAATAATACAAACGATATATTAAAAAATAATAATGATTTGTGTACAACTATTTCGATTGAGAATTTGATTTCTAAATTGCAAAAAATAAATGTAAAAAATAAAATAAGTTTACAAAATAACGCAGGAGGACATGCCAATCATAAATTATTTTGGACTATGTTAAAGATTGGAACTATTTTAACAGGAGATTTAAAAGTTTCTCTTGAAAACAATTTTGGATCTATTGAAAAATTTAAAGAAAAATTTGAAAAATTAGCTATGGGTCATTTTGGTTCAGGTTGGATTTGGTTAGTTAAAGAAAACGGAAAATTATCTATTACTTCTACTATTAATCAAAATAATCCGTTAATGGGAAAAGATATATCTGGAACATCTGGTTTTCCTATTTTTGGTTTAGATGTTTGGGAGCATGCTTATTATTTACAATATAAAAATAATCGTATGGATTATATAAAATCATTTTGGAACGTCATTAATTGGGATGAAGCTAGTAAAAGATTTAATATAAGATAATATTGCATTTTTTAGTTTTATTTTTAAAAATATATGTATTTTTATGATGTTTTAATTGTATTTAGGTTATATTTAAATATAGTTTTAATGTAAAATATATTTATTTAATTTAAGATAATTTTACAGAGTAAAATTTTTGAAAAATATAAAATTAATAGTTGGATTGGCTAATCCAATTATTAAATATAACAAAACTCGACATAATGTAGGTTCTTGGTTTGTTCAAAATTTAGCGAGATTCTATAATCAAATTTTAAGAAAAAATAAAAAATTTTTAGGATATACCGGATTTTTTTTTTCGAATTTTAAAAAAAAAGTGTATTTATTTATACCTAATGTATTTATGAATATAAATGCTCGATCGATTATGTTATTTTCTAAATTTTATCAAATTGCGTTAAATGAAATTTTAGTAGTTCACGATGAATTAGATTTAAATCCTGGAAAAGTGCGATTAAAATTAGGATTCGGACATAATGGTCATAATGGAATTAGAAATATTATTGATATGTTTCCAGAAAAAAGTAGTTTTTTAAGAATACAAATCGGTATTGGACGTCCTCATCAAAAAGAAAAAGTTTCTGATTTTGTTTTATCTTCTCCTTTTCCGGAAGAAAAATTTTTAATTGAAAAATCTATTTGCAATGCTATAAATATGGTTCATTCGTTAATTAATAGTTAATGTTTTATGTTAAAAAATTTTAAAAATTATATAAAAAGTTAAATTTAAATTTTTTCAATAAGGTTAGTATCATATGGGATTTAAATGTGGTTTAGTTGGATTACCGAATGTAGGAAAGTCAACTATATTTAATGAATTAACAAAATTAAAAGTTCCAGCACATAACTATCCATTTTGTACTATTAAACCTAATATTGGAAAAATGATTATTCCTGATTCTCGTTTAAGTGATCTTGCGAACATAGTTAATTCTAAGCATATTATTCCTACATGTATAGAATTAGTAGATATAGCTGGATTAGTAAAAGGAGCTAGTCAAGGAGAAGGATTGGGAAATAAATTTTTAAGTCATATTAGACAAACAGATTTAATTATTCATGTAGTTCGCGGTTTTGAAAATATAGATATTACTCATATTTATGGAAAAGTTAGTCTTATTGATGATATTGAGGTAATTAATTTAGAATTAATATTATCTGATTTAGATGTTTGCAAAAATAGAATACGAAGAATAAAAAGTAACAATATATTTAATACAACGGAAATTCTTCAGGAACTTGAAATATTGAATCGTTGTTTGATTGTTTTACAAAAAAATGAATTTTTAAAAAT
It encodes:
- the grxD gene encoding Grx4 family monothiol glutaredoxin, yielding MNAIEKIKSQIKNNPILIYMKGSPSSPSCGFSAQAVQALTSCGKKFAYVDILKNPDIRIELPKYANWPTFPQLWINGQLIGGCNIILELFENGKLQNLITKAVDKGLKI
- the rnt gene encoding ribonuclease T, with the protein product MYEYRKHYSLRKRFRTFYPVVIDIETSGFNSEKNALLEIAIITLKMNELGLLERETLLHYHIKPFLGSIIDPNAIIFNKIDPFNPLRGAVSEYEALQSIFKLINNNIKKHKCSKSIIVAHNAIFDYNFLMAAIKRNKIKNNPFHSFVIFDTATLGGLAVGQTVLAKACKAIGLTFDNNKAHSALYDTKKTAKLFCEIVNRWKKLGGWPPKK
- a CDS encoding Fe-Mn family superoxide dismutase; translation: MSYTLPELSYSYDSLEPYLDQETMRIHHLKHHQAYINNTNDILKNNNDLCTTISIENLISKLQKINVKNKISLQNNAGGHANHKLFWTMLKIGTILTGDLKVSLENNFGSIEKFKEKFEKLAMGHFGSGWIWLVKENGKLSITSTINQNNPLMGKDISGTSGFPIFGLDVWEHAYYLQYKNNRMDYIKSFWNVINWDEASKRFNIR
- the pth gene encoding aminoacyl-tRNA hydrolase — translated: MKNIKLIVGLANPIIKYNKTRHNVGSWFVQNLARFYNQILRKNKKFLGYTGFFFSNFKKKVYLFIPNVFMNINARSIMLFSKFYQIALNEILVVHDELDLNPGKVRLKLGFGHNGHNGIRNIIDMFPEKSSFLRIQIGIGRPHQKEKVSDFVLSSPFPEEKFLIEKSICNAINMVHSLINS